TAAGGTCTGTCGCTTTTAAGCTTTCCTGATCTACGGCATACCCGTGGTTCTGGGACGTGATGGCCACTTTGTTTTTCTCTAAATCCAGCACCGGATGGTTTCCTCCGCGGTGCCCGAATTTCAGTTTGAACGTTTTTGCGCCGCAGGCCAGACCAATCAACTGGTGTCCTAAACAAATCCCGAAAATCGGGACTTTCCCTAACAGTCCGCGGATCATTTCCAGGGCCGGCTGGTTGTCTTCAGGATCGCCGGGGCCGTTGGACAGCATCACGCCGTCAGGATCCATTAATAAAATGTCTTCCGCCGTTACGTCCTGGGAAACCACGGTGATATCGCAGTTCCGTTGGGACAGCTCCCTGATAATCCCCAGTTTGGAACCGAAGTCGACCAATACCACTTTCAGGCCTCTTCCCGGATTGGCGTAAGGCGTCTTGGTGGAAACCTGTGCCACCTGGTTGGTAGGGAAAGTTGTAGATTTCAGTTCTGAAACTACCGTATTTTCGTCAGCATCAGCATTTACGATTTTTCCTTTTACCACGCCGTGGTTACGGAGAATCCGGGTCAGTCTCCGGGTATCGATTCCCGAAATCCCGGACAGGTTTTTCTTTTTAAATAATTCGTCTAAAGTAATCTGAGTACGGAAATTGGATGGCAGGTCACAAAGCTCTTTTACAATAAGACCTTTGATTGCCGGTTCAATACTCTCATAATCATCTCTATTAATCCCATAGTTCCCGATAAGCGGATATGTCATGCATACAATCTGACCGCAGTAAGACGGATCTGAGATCAGTTCCTGATACCCTGTCATGCCGGTATTGAAAACCACCTCTCCCGCAGTTTCCAACGCTGCCCCGAAACCTTCTCCATGAAATACTTCACCGGACTCCAGTATTAACTTTTTCTTCATTTTTAATTTTATCTCTTTATTTCTATTTATAATTTCTTTTGTAAATGTATAATGTAAGTCGTAGGGATGTACTTTTTTACTTTGTACATTATACTTTTTACAATTCTTTAAAGGTATGACCTTCATTTTCCAAAGCCTCTTTCAGGATGGCCATTCTTGCAAAAACACCGTTCTGCATTTGCCTGAAGATTCTCGAACGTTCGCATTCCACCAGGTCAGTATCAATTTCCACGCCCCGGTTTATGGGTGCCGGATGCATGATAATTGCTCCTTCTTTCATTGCTTTCTCCCTGGTTTTGGTCAGTCCGTATTTTCTGTGGTATTCCGAGGCGGAAAAACTCATTTTGGCATCGTGGCGTTCATGCTGGATCCTTAACAGCATCAGGACATCCACTTCAGAAATCAGCTGCTCTACTGCCAGATAGGTCCCGTTAATAAGTGCGCCTTCATCGAACCACTGCTCAGGGCCTGAAAAATACACTTTTGCGCCTAACCTTCTCAGCGCCTCTGCATTTGAATTGGCAACACGGCTGTGTTTTACGTCTCCCACGATCCCCACTTTCAGGCCTTCAAACTTACCGAATTCCTGATAAATGGTCATGAGGTCCAGCATGCACTGTGAAGGGTGGTTTCCCGTTCCGTCCCCTCCGTTGATCACCGGGATGCTGATGTTTTTAAGGTCATCAAAATACCGGTCTTTCTTATCCCTGATCACAACCAGGTTTACACCCAGGCTTTCAATGGTTTTCACTGTATCATACAGGCTTTCGCCCTTGTTCACAGAACTGTTTGAAGCATCGAAAGGGACTACCTGAAGGCCCAGTTTCCTTTCAGCGATATCAAAGCTGGTCTTTGTTCTGGTGCTGTCTTCAAAGAAAAGGTTTGAACAAAAAACTTCCCCTTCAATTTTAGCCGTTCTGCCGGTGGCAAAAGCCATGGCTTCTGTCAGTATCCTGTTGATTCTCTCGGTGCTCAGTTCTGTAATCGTAAACATAATAACTCAAATTTTTTACAAAAAAAAAGCGAAGAAAATATCTTCGCTTAAAATAAATAAATATCGTAAAGGGCGTCTACGCCCGGTAATTCTAATGATATAAATACTGTGTTATTCATTAGGTGCAAAGATATAACAATTTTATAAATCTGCAAAAGAAAATCTGAGTTAGTTAAAATACCACAATAATTCAATAATTTAATTTTTATATATTATTTTTGTGCCCATTCAATCATCATTATATGGATTTAAAAGATAAAATGATTCTCAGCATCGTCCAGGAAAATTCTACGCTGTCTGTAAAAGAAATTTCAGAAAGAATCGGTCTTACTTTTACGCCTACCTATGAGCGGATCAAACAGCTGGAGAAAAATGGGATCATAGAAAAATACGTAGGTCTCCTGAACCGCGAAAAATTAGGGTTGAATATTGTGGTCTACTGTAATGTCCGTCTTAAAGAGCAGTCCCAGAAAGTCCTTGAAAGCTTTGAAAAGAACATCGGGAAATATGATGAAGTACAGGAAATCATCAGCCTTTCCGGAGAATATGATTACATGCTGAAAATCATTGCAAAAGACGTCAATTCTTATAATGACTTCACGGTCAATGTCATTTCAAACATCCCGAACATCGGCCAGTACCACAGCTCTATTGTCCTTAATGAAGTCAAAAAATCCACCAAGTTCAAAATTGACATGGGATAATATAAGGTGCGTTTATTATTTGGCTGTATCATTTCTCAGTTTACTGCATATTCATTCTTACCCATTCATTTAAAGCGGAAAAATTCAATGCTATATCTTGGATTTCAGCATTCTTTTGCTTAAGATAAGTCAGGTTTATTGTTTCTTATTCCTTCCTCTGTTTTCATATCTGCTTCAGAAAAATGAATTTTCATTTTGTGTTTTAGAATATAATATTCCGGTGCAAAAATTAAATATTGCTAAATTATTATATATTTGCTAAAATACTATACATGGAAAATTTCTGCCCGAAATGTAAAAGCGATAAAGTGGTTAAAAGCGGAATCATTAACGAAAAGCAAAGATTCCATTGTAAAGCATGCAACTATTATTTTACCGTTAAAAAACTGGGTAAAAAGATAGACGACTACTATGTAACCAAAGCGCTCCAATTGTACCTTGAAGGACTCAGTTTCCGAGAAATAGAAAGGATTATCGGAGTTTCCCATGTAACGGTAAGCTCATGGATCAAAAAGTACAACATCACAAGACCGCCGCATTCCGATTTTCATCCCGTTTACAAAATTCTAAAGCAAAACGAACTGATCGACTATATATCGAAAGAAGAAAACATCAAAGATTCCGGTTTGATCATTACCCAGTTTGCCGATAAGTACATGTTGATCAAATGGGAAAGATTTAAAAAATAGTTTTAATTATAGGTTATTAATTATGAGTTATAATTCTCTTTCTCATAAAACATAATCCATTAAAATATTAACAATCAATACATTGAATCTTAAAACAATCTAAGATATAAATTTAAAGAAAGCTTTTTTTCAACTCTTAATTCATAAGTCAAAACTATTAACTATAGCCTTACCTATAATATATATTAAATTTTCACAACTAAATTATTAATTACAATTTGGCTTTCATAAAATAACAGCCAAAAAATTAATAATTTATGAGGAAAATATTAAGTTTTATTGGATTAGCTTTAATCAGCAGTTCTGTATACGGCCAGGGTTCCCCGGATTATGGAAACGGTTTAAAAATAAATTTGAATACTGAAGGCGATAAGTATGTGCGATTTATTTTATGGGACCAGTTCTGGATCCGGAACACGGAAATGAACCCCGGGAGCATGGTGGGCGGCGAACCCACCAAAAATACATGGAACCTGGGAAACCGCAGGGCGCGTATTTTAGCTTATGCCCAGATCACAAAGCGTTATATGATTCTGACCCATATCGGGATCAATAACCAGACGTTCATCAACGGCGGCGCAACCGGAACCACCGGAACAGGCGGGTACGGAAACGGTAAAAAACCACAGCTTTTCTTTCATGATGCGTGGAATGAGTATGCGGTGATAATGCCCGGAGAAGCCGGAAAATTCAGCCTTACTTTAGGAGGCGGGCTTCATTATTACATGGGGCTTTCCCGGATGACAATGGCTTCAACCCTGAACTTCCTGACCTTGGATTCCCCTGTTTTCAGCTGGCCTCTGATTGACAATTCGGATCAGTTTGCAAGACAGATGGGTGTTTTCGCTAAAGGAAAGTACGGAAAATTTGAATACCGCATGAGTTTGAACAAGCCGTTCGCAACCGATTTGACTCCTGCAAATACTCTGGTTCCCGGAAACGAAGTCGCGGTTGACAATAACGGAAACCCGAACTGGTCCAAAGCCGGTTATTTTGAATACCAATTTTTAGATACGGAATCCAATCTCCTTCCTTTTAAAGTGGGTTCTTACTTAGGAACCAAAAAAGTTTTCAACATCGGTGCCGGTTTTTACCATCAGGCGGAAGGTACCAGAACGTCAGTTAATTCAAATATTGAAAAGCATGACATCACTTTGCTTTCTGCGGATGCTTTTGCCGACATCCCTCTGGGCAGTGCCAAAAACAAGATGGCCGTTTCCGCTTATGCAGGATTTTACAACTATAATTTCGGGCCGAATTATGTAAGGAATTTAGGAACGATGAACATCGCAGCCAATGACCCGAATTTTGTGGGACAACGGGCTTTGGCAGGCCCCGGAAATTTACAGCCGATGATCGGAACCGGAAATGTAGTCTACGCTCAGGCAGGTCTGTTATTGCCGAACCAGGCAGAGAAACCGAAAATCAGGATCCAGCCTTTTGCCGCTTACACATACAAGGATTTTGAAGCTTTTGATAAGCCTTCTTCCCAGTTTGATGTTGGGGCCAACTGGTTCCTAGACGGGCACCATGCAAAAATTACAACACAGTATTCCACAAGGCCGGTTTATACAAGCCCGACTGAAAACCCGAAATCCAAAGGGGAATTTATTGTGCAGCTTCAGATTTATTTATAAGAAGATATTTTATTTAATTTAATAATCAACAAAAATTTAGTGATATGAGCGAACAACACCACGATGTTTACGGCAATATGACGGAAAAGCAGAAAAACCGCACCATCTGGAGCGTCATTACAGCATCGTCCCTCGGAACTCTTATAGAATGGTATGATTTCTATATTTTCGGGAGTCTGGCTGTCGTCTTGGCGACCAAATTCTTTCCGGCAGATAATCCCACCGCAGCATTTTTGTCTACACTGGCAACCTTTGCAGCCGGATTTGTAGTAAGGCCTTTCGGCGCCTTATTTTTCGGAAGGCTGGGAGATATTATCGGAAGGAAATACACCTTCCTTGTTACTTTACTGATCATGGGATTTTCCACCTTCCTGATCGGATGTATCCCCGGCTATGAAACCATCGGATTCATGGCGCCGGTCCTGGTCTTGATCTTAAGGCTTTTACAGGGACTGGCTTTAGGCGGGGAATACGGCGGGGCGGCAACTTATGTTGCGGAATACTCGCAGCCGCACAGGAGAGGTTACTGGACTTCATGGATCCAGACGACCGCTACTGCAGGGCTTTTCATTTCATTAATCGTTATCCTCATTACAAAAAATACGCTTTCAGCCGAGGAGTTTGATTCCTGGGGATGGAGGGTCCCGTTCTGGATTTCGATTTTAATGGTGGGCGTTTCTTATTTCATCAGAAAAAATATGAAAGAGTCTCCGCTTTTTGCCAAGGCTAAAAGTGAAGGAAAAACGTCAAAAAATCCTTTAAAGGAAAGTTTCGGTAATAAATTCAATTTCAAATTTGTCTTACTGGCATTATTCGGTGCTGCAATGGGACAAGGCGTAATCTGGTACACCGGGCAGTTCTACGCCATGAGTTTCCTTCAGAAAGTGATGAACATCAACTCTATGCAGGTAGATTACCTGATGGCCACGGCTTTACTGATGGGAACACCTTTCTTCGTGTTTTTCGGTTGGCTTTCGGATAAAATCGGCAGGAAAGCCATTATGATGACCGGGATGCTGGTCGCGATCTTAGCCTACCGCCCGATCTACGATGCCATGTACAAAAGTGTAAACATTGAGGCAAAAACCGTTGCGAGTGAAGGCGTGAAGGAAACAAGGACGGCCGCCCTTCATAAAACGATTGCAACGGACAGCATGATCACCTTCCATAAGGAAACTGCTTTCACAGACGGAACTTTAATCAAAAAAGACAGTATTATTCACTGGTCTGCGGCAGGTCCCGTAATGAAAGACGGAAAAGCCGAAGAACCGAAAGTTTCCACCGCAATTACCCTGAACAATGAGACAAGATGGTACCTGGTATTCCTGGTATTTATTCAGGTAATTTTCGTGACGATGGTATATGGCCCGATTGCCGCATTTTTAGTTGAAATGTTCCCGGTGAGAATCCGTTATACATCGATGTCTCTGCCGTACCACATCGGCAACGGGGTTTTCGGAGGCTTGTTGCCTGCTGTAGCTACTTATCTCGTGACTTCCGGGAAAGATGCAGGGCATGCAACCTGGTACCTGGAAGGACTCTGGTACCCGATCGGGGTTGCTGCCGCCTGTTTGGTCATCGGACTGATTTATCTTAAGAACAAGAACAACAATATCCACGATTAATAGGGATAATCACTTAAAAATTTATTAATTTTAAATCTACTAAAATGAACGGATTAAAAAAAATATTAGGCATTGTATGGATTTTAGCCGCCTTAACCGTTGCCTACTTCGGGATCACGGTGATGGGCATTCCTAAAATTACCTCCGGTAAGCAGGAAGACCTGGTATTCGGCATCATCATACTTTTTGTACTGGTACCGATTGTTACCGGCGGACTGGCCATCTTCGGATATTATTCTTTAACAGGAGAATATTCTGACGAGAAAGTTTAATTATAAATGATGAATGATAATTGATGGATGGCCGCGGTCTGTTCATCAATTATCATTATTTTATCTAATTTCATTTATTACCTATGAAAAAGCGCCATGAGCAAAAACTGATTATCCTGAGCATAGGCCTGCTTATCGCTTTCAGCATTCCCCTTTCATTGCTTTTCAACAGTGAAAAGGAAATTCTGGGTTACCCGATGCTTCTGGTTTACCTGTTTGCGGTCTGGATGCTTTCCATCATTATTTCTTTTGCAATCATAAAAAAATATGATGAGTAGCTTTGCCTTATTTATCGTTGTCCTTATTTACCTCGCACTTTTATTCCTGGTTGCCCATCTGGCAGAGAAGAAAAAGAGTAAGATCTGGATCAATAATCCATATATCTATGCACTGTCTCTTGCCGTGTACTGCACTGCCTGGACGTACTATGGAAGTATCGGTGTGGCAGCGACCAGCGGACTCAATTATTTACCCGTTTACATTGGACCTATTGTAGTAGTTCCGGCCTGGATTTACATCAACACAAGGATTGTCCGCATCTCAAGAGTGAATAAAATAAGCAGTCTGGCAGATTTTATTTCATTGCGGTACGGAAACAGCAGGAGCTTCAGTGCCATCATTACCTTAGTTTGTTTTTTTGCGGTTATCCCTTACATCGGGCTGCAGATCAAAGCCATTTCAGAAACGTTTCACCTGGTGACGGAAACCAAGATATCACCGAATATCCTGACAGACAGCGGTACATTTGTAGTCATTCTGATTGCCGTATTTTCATCATATTACGGAACAAGATATGTTGACGCCTCCGAAAAACGCTTGGGAATCATCTCAGCCATTGCCCTGGAGAGTTTCCTCAAATTATTTTTCATCATTATCCTTGGCTTGTTTGTCATTTATTATGCTTTTGACGGATTTTCAGACCTGTATCAGAAGGCAAGCCAATTCCCTGATTTTAAAGCTAAAAATACCTTTAACGGAATTGAAGGCGCCATGAACTGGATGGTTCTGTGCATGATTTCCGGAACGGCCATCTGTATTTTACCGAGACAGTTCCATACGGCAATCGTAGAAAACAGACAGGAAAAGCACATCAAGACAGCCATCTGGTTTTTTCCCCTGTATCTTCTGATATTCACCATTTTTATCTTCCCGATTGCCTGGGGCGGAAGATTGATTTTTAACGGGCAAAATGTAAACCCCGAGTTCTACTCTATCCTGATCCCGCAGCATTTTGACAATACTTTGATTACGGTTTTTGTATTTTTGGGAGGCCTGAGTTCGAGTATTTCGATGATTATTATTTCAGCCATTACCTTGTCGATTATGCTTTCCAACAATCTGATCATTCCTTACGGCTTACTGGGGAAATTTAAAGCCGAAAACGAAATCCAAAATACAAGAAACATTACCAACATCCGAAAATTCTCAATTTTCGGACTGATCATCGTTGCTTTTGCTTTTTATAAATATTTTATTCTGAAAACTTCTTTAGATTCCGTCGGGCTGATTTCATTTGTGGTCATCGCGCAATTGGCGCCTGCCTTTTTCGGAGCGATTTTCTGGAGAAGGGGAAGCTACAAAGGCGCTGTAACCGGACTGTTGGCAGGACTGGTTATCTGCTATTTCGGGCTCATTATTCCGCAGTATTATTTTTCCTATAATTCTGAGCTGAAAGGGATATTAAGGGATCTCTACAATGTTTTTCAGTTTTTTGACATTTCTTTTTTAACCCGGATTCCTGAAATTTTCTTCTGGTCGGTTTTAGTGAACACCGCTCTGTTTTCCATACTTTCAGTGAGCATGAAAGGGAATTACCGGGAGCGGAATTTTGCTGAACTCTATGTTGATATCGATAAATACATCCAAAATCACGAAAATGCATTCATCTGGCGAGGAACGGCTTATGTTTCTGATATCCAAAACATCCTGGAACGTTTTTTAGGCAAAAAGAAAACCGAACAGGCGATGCGGATTTTCAATATCAAATACAATATCGATTCGCAGACTGAAACGGCAGACTCCAGGTTCATCAAATTTTCCGAGAACCTTCTGGCCGGAAGAATCGGGACGGCTTCTGCCAAAATCCTGATTGAAGGCGTAACCAAAGAGGATAAAATTTCATTGAAGGAAGTCTTGAAT
The sequence above is a segment of the Chryseobacterium sp. JJR-5R genome. Coding sequences within it:
- a CDS encoding MFS transporter codes for the protein MSEQHHDVYGNMTEKQKNRTIWSVITASSLGTLIEWYDFYIFGSLAVVLATKFFPADNPTAAFLSTLATFAAGFVVRPFGALFFGRLGDIIGRKYTFLVTLLIMGFSTFLIGCIPGYETIGFMAPVLVLILRLLQGLALGGEYGGAATYVAEYSQPHRRGYWTSWIQTTATAGLFISLIVILITKNTLSAEEFDSWGWRVPFWISILMVGVSYFIRKNMKESPLFAKAKSEGKTSKNPLKESFGNKFNFKFVLLALFGAAMGQGVIWYTGQFYAMSFLQKVMNINSMQVDYLMATALLMGTPFFVFFGWLSDKIGRKAIMMTGMLVAILAYRPIYDAMYKSVNIEAKTVASEGVKETRTAALHKTIATDSMITFHKETAFTDGTLIKKDSIIHWSAAGPVMKDGKAEEPKVSTAITLNNETRWYLVFLVFIQVIFVTMVYGPIAAFLVEMFPVRIRYTSMSLPYHIGNGVFGGLLPAVATYLVTSGKDAGHATWYLEGLWYPIGVAAACLVIGLIYLKNKNNNIHD
- a CDS encoding transposase-like zinc-binding domain-containing protein yields the protein MENFCPKCKSDKVVKSGIINEKQRFHCKACNYYFTVKKLGKKIDDYYVTKALQLYLEGLSFREIERIIGVSHVTVSSWIKKYNITRPPHSDFHPVYKILKQNELIDYISKEENIKDSGLIITQFADKYMLIKWERFKK
- a CDS encoding carbamoyl phosphate synthase small subunit, producing the protein MKKKLILESGEVFHGEGFGAALETAGEVVFNTGMTGYQELISDPSYCGQIVCMTYPLIGNYGINRDDYESIEPAIKGLIVKELCDLPSNFRTQITLDELFKKKNLSGISGIDTRRLTRILRNHGVVKGKIVNADADENTVVSELKSTTFPTNQVAQVSTKTPYANPGRGLKVVLVDFGSKLGIIRELSQRNCDITVVSQDVTAEDILLMDPDGVMLSNGPGDPEDNQPALEMIRGLLGKVPIFGICLGHQLIGLACGAKTFKLKFGHRGGNHPVLDLEKNKVAITSQNHGYAVDQESLKATDLIETHIALNDRTNEGLKHKIHPCFSVQYHPEASPGPEDANYLFDDFIELMEGFKKEEPRTKI
- a CDS encoding ATP-binding protein, with translation MSSFALFIVVLIYLALLFLVAHLAEKKKSKIWINNPYIYALSLAVYCTAWTYYGSIGVAATSGLNYLPVYIGPIVVVPAWIYINTRIVRISRVNKISSLADFISLRYGNSRSFSAIITLVCFFAVIPYIGLQIKAISETFHLVTETKISPNILTDSGTFVVILIAVFSSYYGTRYVDASEKRLGIISAIALESFLKLFFIIILGLFVIYYAFDGFSDLYQKASQFPDFKAKNTFNGIEGAMNWMVLCMISGTAICILPRQFHTAIVENRQEKHIKTAIWFFPLYLLIFTIFIFPIAWGGRLIFNGQNVNPEFYSILIPQHFDNTLITVFVFLGGLSSSISMIIISAITLSIMLSNNLIIPYGLLGKFKAENEIQNTRNITNIRKFSIFGLIIVAFAFYKYFILKTSLDSVGLISFVVIAQLAPAFFGAIFWRRGSYKGAVTGLLAGLVICYFGLIIPQYYFSYNSELKGILRDLYNVFQFFDISFLTRIPEIFFWSVLVNTALFSILSVSMKGNYRERNFAELYVDIDKYIQNHENAFIWRGTAYVSDIQNILERFLGKKKTEQAMRIFNIKYNIDSQTETADSRFIKFSENLLAGRIGTASAKILIEGVTKEDKISLKEVLNILEESKENITLNKKLTEKSEELKQLSNDLSAANENLIVKDRQKDDFLDSVAHELRTPITAIRSAGEILADDDDIPLDIKKEFLNNIITESDRLSEIINDILYLDKLQHGEIALNIQENNIIETYKKALNPILHLIQQKFIHISEVDLLHDYLFEYDEARFIQLFQNILGNALKFTDEQGIIQTKFSQRNSNLIIKIFNTGKNIPDEDLELIFDKFYQSRNQNIRKPTGSGLGLAISKKITEAHDGHIKAENSGLGVTFTITLPIKNKTDDDEEPEGFNTNNSG
- a CDS encoding aspartate carbamoyltransferase catalytic subunit gives rise to the protein MFTITELSTERINRILTEAMAFATGRTAKIEGEVFCSNLFFEDSTRTKTSFDIAERKLGLQVVPFDASNSSVNKGESLYDTVKTIESLGVNLVVIRDKKDRYFDDLKNISIPVINGGDGTGNHPSQCMLDLMTIYQEFGKFEGLKVGIVGDVKHSRVANSNAEALRRLGAKVYFSGPEQWFDEGALINGTYLAVEQLISEVDVLMLLRIQHERHDAKMSFSASEYHRKYGLTKTREKAMKEGAIIMHPAPINRGVEIDTDLVECERSRIFRQMQNGVFARMAILKEALENEGHTFKEL
- a CDS encoding porin, yielding MRKILSFIGLALISSSVYGQGSPDYGNGLKINLNTEGDKYVRFILWDQFWIRNTEMNPGSMVGGEPTKNTWNLGNRRARILAYAQITKRYMILTHIGINNQTFINGGATGTTGTGGYGNGKKPQLFFHDAWNEYAVIMPGEAGKFSLTLGGGLHYYMGLSRMTMASTLNFLTLDSPVFSWPLIDNSDQFARQMGVFAKGKYGKFEYRMSLNKPFATDLTPANTLVPGNEVAVDNNGNPNWSKAGYFEYQFLDTESNLLPFKVGSYLGTKKVFNIGAGFYHQAEGTRTSVNSNIEKHDITLLSADAFADIPLGSAKNKMAVSAYAGFYNYNFGPNYVRNLGTMNIAANDPNFVGQRALAGPGNLQPMIGTGNVVYAQAGLLLPNQAEKPKIRIQPFAAYTYKDFEAFDKPSSQFDVGANWFLDGHHAKITTQYSTRPVYTSPTENPKSKGEFIVQLQIYL
- a CDS encoding DUF6814 family protein: MNGLKKILGIVWILAALTVAYFGITVMGIPKITSGKQEDLVFGIIILFVLVPIVTGGLAIFGYYSLTGEYSDEKV
- a CDS encoding Lrp/AsnC family transcriptional regulator codes for the protein MDLKDKMILSIVQENSTLSVKEISERIGLTFTPTYERIKQLEKNGIIEKYVGLLNREKLGLNIVVYCNVRLKEQSQKVLESFEKNIGKYDEVQEIISLSGEYDYMLKIIAKDVNSYNDFTVNVISNIPNIGQYHSSIVLNEVKKSTKFKIDMG